The genome window CACTCAAGTGAGCATGAATATTATACTCGTAGAACTCTTCACATAAACCCTTGAatagaaaaaattaataattattagtgtcaaaaaattaataattataagtgtcaaaaaatgttaattaattaatcctACCCTAAGTAAAATAATCTTTGCTGCATGCTTAATAttagtttataataattacaaaattatttttcattatttacaCTTCTTTCTTAAATTGCACTTCTAATTCCGTTAATTCACGAATACgatcattttatttgattaacaCTATCCGTTTATAGACCGAGAAATAACATCTTTTGTATGATCAACATTTTCTATGATTTCTAAcctatcatatatatattttatcatatAAATATCTAGAAATTGAGtagcattattttattatcacgACAAAAATCTAGTGGGTATCAATTTCACTACAACcgaagtaaaatataatatcttcaatatatatttttagttatatttattagttagacttttattgttaaataCCTTTTTTCCGATACTTCGAAACAAAGTACATAGCATCATTATTTTCTAAATCTGCATCATTAAttagtaaaataaacaaatattagaGACGACATTGATTATATGAGCTTATTAAcgatattaattaattaagttggtTTTCGGCAAATGAACTTTCTACGATTTTAACCCATTACTCTCTATAAAGTACGTTGACTTAGTGCCTAAGACTTATGGTATAAAATTTATACTATAAATGTCATAGTATACCGATATTCCAAATACAGCTGTGAACTTTATTCATAAAGCACCCAATATCATTTGTTATTATCCATATTTGCTAAAGAGTTagccaaattgaaaaaagtgtttaattaGGTCGCTAGCActgtataattttgtatatattagtttggtaCAGTTTAAGAACAGTGTcagaacaataataatataaatgggTAGCATGTATCTCACAGTATATCACACTCgagtgtagctttcttacattGATTCAAAACTAGCTTTAAATTATtgacttaattttaaaaagaagtCTTTCTATTAAGCTGACGCTGTTGCTCATTATTTAAGCATGTCTATAGAGATTTTATGATATGAATCGGTATTCTAGGTTCACTCGGTGGCAATTCCCTTTCAATTACTAAGTTTTCACTCGTTATACCACCCCCCTCTACCCACCTCTATCCACCAGATACACTGCCGCCCACACGCTGGACCTTTACAGCGAGGTAGCCGCCATTTGCCGACCACCGTTGGTTTTGCCCTCGAATGAGGCTGGCAGCTTTAAGAAATCGCAGACATCGGCCACCGGCTACATTATCAGCGTATTCAAGGTGAGTGGAGTGGCATTGTGCAGGAATTGGCTTGACCCATGACACCCATcctgctcttcttcttcctgcCGTtgcatgaaaaatgcaaaatttaatttcaggTTTTTGAAGGCGACGACGGCGAGCGATTCGAAAAGAATTGGCTTTATTGGACTGGCGCTCGTATGCTGTACAGGCAAGTGTGCAAGTGTGGGGTTGGCAAACCCTTaatgtctatatatatatatatatatatataacatacttatttatatatatttttgcttgtttgtgaTTTCGTTTGCTTGCTCCATCCACAGATATTTGCCACGTGCTGCGGGCTTGCGACGAATTGCTTTGCACAAAAGTACCTCACAGAAGGGGGACAAAATGTATCTGTTGGTCTGCGAGTGTGCGGACCTATTGAAGGATATATCGTTGGCCGCTTTTTTGATACCCGCACTGCGAGCTCGGCTCTGCGGCTATACAGGACTCTATCGACCAATACAGACTTTCTAGAGCAAATCTATAGCTATATCGATAATTATAACTATATTTTTCTATGCTGTAAATAGTTGAAGACTAgagtaaagagagagagcacgaTAAATGCTAAAGCTGCAAGTTAGGTGACTCGATTTTAAACTACTTAATATCTATACATACTTGCATTGGGCAACACACAATAACTTTGACTCTTATAGGCACAGATACAGACACACTTACACTCAGAGACAGGCAATATCATTAGCAAGTAGACAATATACTCAAGGTAACTCATATCGTATTTGTTAACAAATTTTCTACATATAGGCGAAATCAAATAATAGGACCATATCTAGAATGAAACGTTAAAGCAACTTCCATTTTTAGCCTGTGCATATAGATTTTCGAgattcaaaaatactatatattatagcCAAGTTACgctgaatttttaataaacttattAATACAATTGCGCTGAAATGTAGGCTATGAAAATTACATGTCAATTCTTAACTACAACATATGCtcacctcacacacacaaacagagatGTACTtgcatatatacaaaatatatagaaaaaagcAACCACATTTAATGGGTTCAAAAACTAATCACAATTAAGTGCTGCATATATGGTAACTATAAATGTGAAAACATTGCCCAAATCTAACAAAAATCTGCCAACAAATCGATAATTAAAgtaatgttaaaaataataaacagctCTATTTAACATCATAGCCagttcaatttaattcaattaaaagcaagccaaatataaataatacgaGTATAgaattctataattttttatcAAATTACCTAAGTCTAAGTCTCTCACTTTCGTACCAATTCCTCGAGCATACTTtagataaataattattaaatagatttttatttcaattttgaaaacatcctaaaagtatgctaagCTTTTGTTCAATCGAATTgctaagaaaataaattttgaatcaGGCTTATAATAAACAACAGATAAAAGAGAGTAGCTTAGTTGTTTTTTAACCATAAGTGATGGACTGTAAATACCTTAGTTTGACATGTTTTTCTACTTTGTTCGAGAAATTTAGTTttgcacaacaaaaagaaaatcaaaaagtgCTGTGATAATTAACAACATGATTCGATGAGATGTGTAAAAGATGCGAATGCATTCAATTGGAGCAGAATCaaacacaataataacaataattactaATTTACACTATTTAACTAAcgttttaagttttatttttacaaacaACTATTGTAATTTATGAATTCCTCACACAGACACCGCAATGATATcaatcttttattttaataataataatcataatattgCCAATTAGTTTggtttacaattttaatttattttaaagaaccATCCCATGTATTTTCGATATTCTAAATTACTTtctattatttctaaatttttcaaattaatatacatgtaaattaaatcatatacatacataagtttATCAAAATTGATTTAGTTAAGCATTAGGTTCgtttagaataataatagTTCATTAAAATCGCAGCTAAAATCGCTTAGCAAAAAAGTCTTAAAGTAAAAAGAGAATTGCATAAAAAATCTGCAAtcgaaatgttttaaatattttcctgTAGCTTTGAGcgaacaacaattacaatttgcagtttaatgataaatgaataataataaagcgAATATTCTTTGCCAATACTGTTCCGACTCCCTTTTTCTTACTAGCCAAATATGTTGTCTATAAAGAATGCTCTGCGTTCCGTTTTCATGTCGGCTTCCTGTCTACGATGCTGGAGATATGCCTCCATCTGCTGTGGCTGCCGAGGACCCCAATCCGCAGTGGGTTGCAATGCCAGCTTGAGTTTCTGGAAAGGGAAGTTAGCTTTATAACACTTGCTTGCCATGGGGAATATAAATTAGCTTACGCCACTGAAGCTGTTGGCTGGCTGTTGGTAAATGGTATAGATGGCCCAAAAGGGCAGCTGAGCCACGCCCAGTCCCCAAATGAGCCACCCGGCCATGTATGCTTCCTGTGGATAGGTGACTCCCTTATATGTCAGGGGCTCGTAGCTGAAGAGCATGTAAACCAGCACGAGGAACATCAAACCAGGTGCCACAATTGCCCAGCAGATGCGCCAATAGAAACCCGTCTTCACATTCAACATGAACTCAATATCGCTGCAGAGACGCTTCACGCCATAGATCCAACCCACAGCCAACAGCTCAGCGATGGCCAGAACGAGGGCAATGAAAGTGCAGCCATAGAAGTCTACCAGATTGAGCACAAACTGACCTCCAGGTGTCATATACACTAGGCCGCAGAGAAAGCCAATCACCGAGGCGCCAATGGCGAGCTGCCAGTGTGGCAGATGAGGGAAACGATCCTTGACCACGTTGATCACACTGGAGGCCATGCCAATGTTGCTGCCAATGCCCAGCACAAGCAgcatgaagaagaagagtgcCGCAAACAACTGTGGCAGATACTTGAACTTGGCTATGGCCTCGGGATACGAGATAAACGCGAGTCCAGCGCCTCCTTTGACAACGCTAGAGATGTCTGTGGTGTTTGTCTCATGGGCCAGATTGCCTAAGATGCCAAAAATGATGCAGCCAGCCAGAATGGAGGTAAACGAATCGATTGATGTAATGATGATGACATCCCTGAGGAAGCAAGTCATTAACTGATCCCTAAGTTATATGAACAATGCGACTTACTTGTGCACTTGCTTGCGGAAATCATTGAATGAGGCATACATGACCAAGGTGCCAAAGCAAATGGCCAGGGAGAAGAACATTTGGGTGATTGCCGCATACCACACGTGAGGATTGAGCAGCTGGTCCCACTGTGGCTTCACAAAATACGCAATTCCCTGCCAGGCACCAGGCAAGGTCAACGCTCGGATCAACAGGATCAGCATGATGACATAgggaaagagagcgagaaagtATGATGCCTTGCCCGAGCTGCGAATGCCCTTGAACAAGGTGATGGCGATTATGATCCAGGTGACCAGCAGGCACAAGACCATCTCCCAACTTGGGGTGCCAAGGCCTCCATCATCCAAATTGTCTGGTTCCCGTAGAACAGTGCGACTGTggaaatcaaattatttaaacagtgcggtattattattcaaatattgtaaattaaaatactaaacaaaaattgctATATTCCCCATTTTCCTTTACAGCTAAACAATGCGGTATCATTgctaaaatatgtcaaatcaatatactaaaaaataactgaaatataccgaaagctatatttgatataccGATATACTTTTTCATTGAAGTATTGTATAcagaaatatactgaattgtgttaaaaagttatatttaatatattgatatactacttctttaaaaatataccatagaaggCAAAATATATGCGATTGTTAAGCAAAGCCATTaacgttaaaaaaaaaacgaaaaacttttgttttatgtcCGAGACTTTGTGTTTGagaaaattgctaaaaattgaaaactgcTATGGCTTTGAAAATATGAGATTAGtgttttttcgatttgcgtGGACggttaaaatgttaaaattctaaaaaaaaaaactagaccTGCGTGCAATAATAACCTGCATTGTCATTATAGATCTGTCTCCGAGATACAATAACTGAGAACTATGTGTTCATGTGGGCAAACAGACGTGTATTGCGTGGTGTATAgacgctgatcatgaataGAAATACTTTATAGGGGAGATGTCTCCTCTCTATTGTGAAATACTTACGTAAAATACAACTCCGCTGAAGAAATACCCGGCCCTGAATGAGTTACATTGCTGTCAGTTACTCCTGTGGCAACACATTGTGGACCCCACTCGACCAGACAATAGGTCCAAGGCAACACCTCGGAGAAGGAAACCACTAAATAGCGTATAGTCAAAGCCATGATGCAGGCGTAGTAGGTGGTCGCAAGGGCCGTGGAGTACACCTGGCCATAGGCAACACCTGCAAGCAATAACTTTGACCTTAGACACCATCTTTTTTGCTAATGACTTGAGCATACCTTTCATTATGGGCACCATATCAAAGGCGCGAATGCAACCGCGACTTGCAAATTGCCCGATGAGGACTTCCAAGTAGTAGACGGGTCTACCCACTAGCAACAGCACCACTAGATAGGGTATCAGAAAGGCGCCGCCACCATTTTCTAGGGCTATAAACGGAAAGCGCCAAACATTGCCGAGACCCACGCTTAGAGCAATGCACGAGAACAGAAACTCCACTCCCTTGCCCCATTGATCCCTCTCCTGCGGTTGCGTCTGCTCTTCGGCAGCTTCTCGCTGTTCCTGTGCCTCTTCGCTGTTAATGTCCATCGTCAGCTGTGGTTAAAGGATACACCATAAGCTCTAATTGGATTGAGTGGTGCTTATCGCTCGCTTACCAACTCAGTGGTTGGCGCATAAACCGCGCAGTCTTTCTCGTTAGTTAGGTTTATGCTAATATTGTTGTTAATCAATCTATTGAGTTTGCCGTACTGTGTCGCCTCCATATTTTAGTGTGTAGAGACCAAAGTTCATCAGATAGTTTCCAATGGCGATCTTATTGTCCTAACACGTTGCTTGAAAATGACAATGTTGTAAATTACTGcactgaaaaaaaagaaagttttaaaaaatcgaaatttaaatttaaattaaaaattgtgtaatatgattaatattaataattgtattactGAGCACATTAAACTGAATTCtaattctttaaataattctGGACTGGTTTCCTATAAATTTTAGGTTTTtagttttcagtattttcgtTAGTTAGTCGAGCTGTCGCGAACCGTTTGTTATTGCCGTCTCTAAGAGTAGGTCCCTGGGCTCAAATTTTGCGCGATGCGATGATAAGTATTTCGTAACTACAACAAAACTGAATAGCTGAATtcgcaaattaaataatacaaaaaatattattaaacaagtaagaaagctacagtcgagtgtactcgactgtgagatacccgaaacccattttgaataaaataaatatattttgcggtacttttctcaaaatatacggaatatactgcaaaaatactaaaaatataccaaatggtatattcggtatatcgatGTTGTACcgcacttaaaatataccatagacggcacaatataccagattgtcagccaaagcaactaagacccctagtaagtaggcgtttttgcccatacaaaagtatttctttaataacttcgacaatttttatttgatcgcaatcaaattttcaggaatcataactactatagtaattattgtatataccaactcttgctttaaaattacgcttgttattcgatttttttgatttgcgggggcggaagtgggcgtggcaaaaatttgaaacaaacttgatctgcgtgcaaacgtaacaaatgctgtcgaaaaaattatagctctatctcttatagtctctgagatccagtgtttcatttggacggacggacagacggacagacggacatggctatatcgtctcggctgttgacgctgatcaagaatatatatactttaaagggtcggagatgcctccttctacctgttacatacatttcctgccggcacaaagttataatacccttctaccctatgggtagcgggtatagaaACACTAAAATAAGATTATCATTTTTTGTCTTAAACCTACAAGagcttttcctcttttttataaaaactttGTCTCATATCAAATGCTCTTGAAATCAAGATGTGTTTTCTAACTTTAAGATTTTCATGTTCTAgattttgtcaatttttttGCAGTGTATAAGTGATACAGTTGATAAAACTGTCAGTAGGCAGTTATCATCATCTGTTAcgataatttatttgataatgACTAGTGGTTTTAATCGTTAATTAATAGtatcaacaataataacaacagctcGACtctaaaatacttaaaaactatACGTCATTGGCATTAATACATAAAAGGGGCTCGACCCTACGaattatgctaattttattgtttttatttgtcatGCCACATTGCCTATGCctttaaaaaacaaagttattCCGTTATAATTATtctgattttttaattattgcttCTCTATATTCCGGTTTGTGTATAAGTTATGCTCTTCTTGAATTTTATCTTGGCTCTAAAACGTTTTAAAACTACAAAACATGTGACGTCAATAAGGGGCGCGATCTTAGGTtttgatattgttgtttttagttcATACTTAAGTTGTGCATAAATACgtatatatttgcaaataaaaacagaaaatatgtGAATTGACATCTAAccttttctttattataatttttgatcTTCAACACTTACTTATACTCCGTACTTTAATATTGTTGTTTCCTTTTCAAAcgaatacaaattaataaaagtgaattaaaaatattatctCCCGTTCTACGTTTGATTTTTTCCTCTTTTACACGCgctcatattttgtttaatttctaaatttgatcaatttcataatttcaatGCCATTTTAAAGGGGCTCGACCTTATCATTTAACAATGTTGTTTTCGCTTTATGCATATAAGCAGAAAGTTAATCCTATTTTTATGCAGCAGtttacataaaattaaaaaactagaCTTTCGagatattgcaaaaatatactttacgATTATATTCTAAACGTCAAGGCAGCTTCTTTAATCTTTCGAATTCGCATTAAATAACTGACTTGACTTTTTTACCCGCTACCCTAAAGGTTCAAAAGTATTATCTTCTACTTTAAAGAGTTTATCTCTAACTCGATAAAGTAAAGTTACAAGCCCGAGATAAGACATAAGACCagataaataaactaaaagaatatttgtaatatgCGATGTGTATGTTATCTTAAGAATATTAACTTTAAAGTGCAATGTTAACTATTTATGTTTTGCTACTCATAATTCCATATATAAgattaatacataataataaacttttttaaagttgtttagtttatttagtacaaaaataaatctctTCATTAGAGAAGTGCTTTTATTTTACACAGTATGtgatacatttttttcctagcacaatttttttaaaattgtaattcatGAACACAATGTCAAAAGCATCTCTGAACATTTCGTCACACTGCTGATaaaattgaatgaaagcaTTAACCTTATTTGTTCGGAAGAATCCGAAACATTATCTATATATTTCCGTCAACTTTTGCCGAGTTCAAtgcaacaaacaataacaaataaatgtaaatgaactctaaaatgttttcaaaatatacaattataattgtaagtatttgttttcaaattttctaaaaattgtAGTTTCAAATGCTCTAATCACTATCTCATGTTTCCAAATGATATCAAAAAAAGGTCTAAGGCAAATCCCTACTAAGCCCACTTCGCACAC of Drosophila nasuta strain 15112-1781.00 chromosome 3, ASM2355853v1, whole genome shotgun sequence contains these proteins:
- the LOC132790493 gene encoding sodium-dependent nutrient amino acid transporter 1, which produces MEATQYGKLNRLINNNISINLTNEKDCAVYAPTTELLTMDINSEEAQEQREAAEEQTQPQERDQWGKGVEFLFSCIALSVGLGNVWRFPFIALENGGGAFLIPYLVVLLLVGRPVYYLEVLIGQFASRGCIRAFDMVPIMKGVAYGQVYSTALATTYYACIMALTIRYLVVSFSEVLPWTYCLVEWGPQCVATGVTDSNVTHSGPGISSAELYFTRTVLREPDNLDDGGLGTPSWEMVLCLLVTWIIIAITLFKGIRSSGKASYFLALFPYVIMLILLIRALTLPGAWQGIAYFVKPQWDQLLNPHVWYAAITQMFFSLAICFGTLVMYASFNDFRKQVHKDVIIITSIDSFTSILAGCIIFGILGNLAHETNTTDISSVVKGGAGLAFISYPEAIAKFKYLPQLFAALFFFMLLVLGIGSNIGMASSVINVVKDRFPHLPHWQLAIGASVIGFLCGLVYMTPGGQFVLNLVDFYGCTFIALVLAIAELLAVGWIYGVKRLCSDIEFMLNVKTGFYWRICWAIVAPGLMFLVLVYMLFSYEPLTYKGVTYPQEAYMAGWLIWGLGVAQLPFWAIYTIYQQPANSFSGKLKLALQPTADWGPRQPQQMEAYLQHRRQEADMKTERRAFFIDNIFG